From the Opitutia bacterium genome, one window contains:
- a CDS encoding FecR domain-containing protein, with translation MNDGRPVSSSEERGGKNAKLHPLDWPEIAGAQLEVERAMRSGLSRRRIRTASFLIMAALCFVAVLWIHRPPEPVSTVPTIKIMAQEQLMDDGSLVELDETAEVEVDFTTETRRVLLKGGKAHFSVARNPSRPFIVIANGVEVRAVGTAFVVEAGGRTRVLVTEGRVSVTAKGTSPIEPVSLEKGQSITITHSAESVVLGEVRNVSPAEQNLEAVWRVPLIELDRTALARVLPVIEKYSRLRLLVEDPTILELKLSGSIRATNVSALLKILHSSYGIHARPQPDGSMLLTREK, from the coding sequence ATGAATGACGGCCGCCCAGTGTCTTCGAGCGAAGAGCGGGGCGGAAAGAACGCCAAGCTTCACCCGCTTGATTGGCCTGAGATTGCGGGAGCGCAGCTCGAAGTTGAGCGCGCCATGCGGTCCGGTCTGAGCAGACGAAGAATTCGGACGGCGTCTTTTTTAATCATGGCGGCCTTATGCTTCGTGGCAGTGTTATGGATCCATCGCCCTCCTGAACCGGTGTCCACGGTTCCCACAATCAAGATAATGGCCCAGGAGCAGTTGATGGACGATGGCAGTTTGGTGGAACTGGACGAAACCGCGGAAGTGGAGGTCGATTTTACGACTGAAACTCGACGCGTGCTGCTGAAAGGAGGGAAGGCGCATTTCTCCGTCGCCAGGAATCCGAGCCGGCCGTTCATCGTCATCGCCAACGGCGTGGAGGTTCGCGCGGTTGGAACCGCTTTTGTGGTGGAGGCCGGGGGGCGCACCAGGGTTCTTGTGACCGAAGGCAGGGTTTCGGTGACAGCAAAAGGAACGAGCCCGATCGAGCCAGTTTCCTTGGAGAAGGGGCAGAGCATCACGATCACACACTCCGCCGAATCGGTGGTGTTGGGAGAGGTAAGAAATGTTTCGCCGGCTGAACAAAACCTTGAGGCTGTCTGGCGGGTTCCGCTCATCGAGCTTGATCGAACCGCGCTGGCGCGCGTTTTGCCTGTTATCGAGAAATACTCCCGGCTTCGCCTCCTGGTCGAGGATCCCACAATTCTGGAATTAAAACTAAGTGGAAGCATACGTGCGACCAACGTATCGGCGCTCCTGAAAATTCTGCATTCCTCCTACGGAATTCATGCTCGGCCACAGCCCGATGGATCAATGCTTTTGACGCGTGAAAAATAG
- a CDS encoding RNA polymerase sigma factor yields MSEAQWFVSEVQPHERTLRTYLRGSFPSVRDVDDVVQESYFRLLRARTTRPIPSARAYLFRVARNYAIDIVRRDRISPIDPVDDLATVSALEERTTTAELLTREEKSHLLGEALAALPGKCREIVFLHKIKGYSQRAVAAQLGLSEKTVANQIGHGIRRCEQYLRRKGIEFF; encoded by the coding sequence ATGAGTGAGGCTCAGTGGTTCGTCAGCGAGGTCCAGCCTCACGAGCGAACTCTGCGCACCTATTTGCGTGGATCGTTTCCCTCGGTGCGAGACGTGGATGATGTTGTTCAAGAGTCTTACTTCCGGCTGCTCCGCGCCCGCACGACGAGGCCGATCCCATCGGCCCGGGCCTACTTGTTCCGTGTGGCGCGTAATTACGCCATCGATATCGTGCGGCGCGATCGCATATCCCCGATCGATCCGGTCGATGATCTGGCTACAGTATCGGCGCTCGAGGAACGGACCACCACCGCTGAATTGTTGACGCGTGAGGAAAAGTCCCACCTATTGGGTGAAGCGCTTGCGGCCCTGCCAGGAAAATGCCGCGAAATTGTTTTTCTTCATAAAATCAAAGGATACTCCCAACGAGCAGTAGCGGCACAACTCGGTCTTTCGGAAAAAACGGTGGCCAATCAAATTGGCCACGGGATCAGGCGCTGCGAGCAGTATTTGCGTCGAAAAGGCATCGAGTTTTTCTGA
- a CDS encoding sialate O-acetylesterase gives MILSAYNVHRSNRRLLPFFSVAVALLLSSGQAALKLAPVFGDHAVLQRDQVLNIWGIADPGEEVKVAFAGQEKSCFADEMGRWLVHLDPMVASRVGRDLVATSNGSSSAIRDLLIGDVWFCSGQSNMARTIVDRYTVEETGSPDLPSLRQFTVPYGSSLHPLSETSGFWEVCAADTIRRFSSVGYFFAREIHARTGVPIGLIQSAVGGTRIEAWMPAEALAADKFMPIRDAWSRHIEQLPASLAEFEIAANKWAETSEAAAAEGKAYSVRRPLRPEGNESKHALSCLYNAMVNPLTDYRIRGILWYQGEYNTRQPDGYAELFASLIASWRHAFKSELPFYWVQLANHEREGDAPFSWAKIRDAQTQALSLPHTGQAVTIDIGEPDDIHPRNKWDVGGRLARIALVEVYGESLVSRGPNFMAARRDGAAIRVLFADAAGLHVRGGSIDAFEIAGADGIFHPAKVKLAGSEVIVSSPQVTAPSAVRYAWSNSPRATLYNQAGLPAVPFTFAF, from the coding sequence ATGATTTTGTCCGCTTATAACGTACATCGGTCCAACCGCCGCCTCTTGCCATTTTTTTCTGTGGCCGTGGCGCTCCTGCTCTCCTCGGGACAGGCAGCGCTTAAGCTCGCTCCGGTATTTGGGGACCATGCGGTGCTTCAGCGCGATCAAGTGTTGAATATCTGGGGCATCGCCGATCCCGGCGAGGAGGTGAAGGTTGCCTTTGCTGGACAGGAGAAAAGTTGCTTCGCCGACGAGATGGGGCGCTGGCTGGTGCACCTCGATCCGATGGTGGCCAGCCGTGTGGGTCGTGATCTCGTAGCGACTTCGAATGGAAGTTCCTCCGCGATTCGAGACCTATTGATTGGCGATGTCTGGTTTTGCTCCGGCCAGTCCAACATGGCCCGAACCATTGTTGATCGCTATACGGTCGAAGAAACCGGATCTCCCGATCTCCCGTCGCTTCGTCAGTTCACGGTGCCATACGGATCTTCACTGCACCCTCTGTCGGAGACGTCGGGATTTTGGGAGGTTTGCGCCGCGGACACAATCCGGCGTTTTTCCTCCGTCGGATATTTCTTCGCCCGCGAGATCCACGCGCGCACAGGGGTGCCGATCGGATTGATTCAGTCGGCGGTCGGCGGAACTCGGATCGAAGCGTGGATGCCGGCCGAAGCGCTGGCCGCCGACAAATTCATGCCGATCCGCGATGCCTGGTCCAGGCATATCGAACAGCTTCCCGCGTCGCTCGCGGAGTTCGAGATCGCAGCAAATAAATGGGCAGAGACTTCCGAAGCGGCAGCGGCGGAGGGGAAGGCTTATTCCGTGCGCAGACCGCTTCGCCCGGAAGGAAACGAATCGAAGCACGCGCTTTCCTGTCTCTATAATGCGATGGTGAATCCGCTCACAGACTACCGGATTCGCGGCATCTTGTGGTATCAAGGGGAATATAACACCCGGCAGCCCGACGGCTACGCGGAGTTGTTCGCCTCGCTCATTGCCTCCTGGCGACATGCGTTCAAAAGCGAGCTGCCGTTTTACTGGGTGCAGCTTGCCAATCACGAAAGGGAAGGGGATGCGCCTTTTAGCTGGGCTAAAATCAGGGACGCACAGACCCAAGCGTTGTCGCTTCCGCACACCGGCCAGGCGGTGACAATCGACATCGGGGAACCGGATGACATTCATCCACGAAACAAATGGGATGTCGGGGGACGCCTTGCGCGAATCGCCTTGGTGGAGGTCTATGGCGAGTCGTTGGTTTCTCGTGGCCCGAATTTCATGGCGGCCAGGCGGGATGGCGCGGCTATTCGCGTGCTCTTTGCCGACGCCGCAGGGCTGCATGTGCGGGGCGGATCCATCGATGCATTTGAAATTGCCGGAGCAGACGGAATTTTCCATCCGGCAAAGGTGAAGCTGGCGGGTTCGGAAGTGATTGTTTCCAGCCCTCAAGTCACCGCGCCATCGGCCGTTCGCTATGCGTGGAGCAATTCCCCGCGTGCCACTCTCTATAACCAAGCCGGCCTTCCGGCTGTTCCGTTTACCTTCGCATTTTGA
- a CDS encoding sulfatase-like hydrolase/transferase: protein MGNHRFLPKVAAVGLLGLFTVPGSFATLSERARPNIILIIADDLGMGDLGCYGAKDISSPNIDQVANNGVRFDRNYAYPVCSPSRASMLTGKFPEQLGISSALMGEGGLAVGTQTMAHRFKAAGYRTALIGKWHLGYDLARGPNRMGFDRFFGFRGGKIDYFTHRDTAQKDDLGNPLGKHDLWRDELEVHRDGSYTTQLFTSEAVNFIREQIGDPFFLTLAYNAPHYARPGVLQAPDDYIRKFAVNPAKPTSREIYRAMVSCMDDGVGEILAALKERGLTEKTLVIFASDNGSDPKSGGSNGVLREGKWSVYEGGIRVPLMAIWPGKIAPSVQDAVLHCADLLPTLLSAAGIPHTRGEFSGVDAWATFLNQEPTATRTLMFQFRNSRAVIDGKWKLVAPVDGRITGRLYDVSADPAESVDRSLEYPDVAAKLSKLLPP from the coding sequence ATGGGAAATCATCGCTTCCTTCCAAAAGTCGCGGCCGTGGGCCTTTTGGGCCTGTTCACGGTGCCCGGCAGCTTTGCCACGCTCTCAGAGCGCGCGCGGCCCAACATTATTCTCATCATAGCTGACGACCTCGGGATGGGCGATTTGGGATGTTACGGCGCAAAGGATATTTCATCCCCGAATATCGACCAAGTCGCGAATAATGGGGTCCGTTTCGATAGAAACTACGCCTATCCTGTTTGCTCGCCTTCACGCGCGTCGATGCTGACAGGAAAATTTCCTGAACAACTAGGCATATCATCCGCATTAATGGGAGAGGGTGGTCTGGCGGTCGGCACTCAAACCATGGCCCATCGCTTCAAGGCCGCAGGATATCGCACGGCACTGATTGGTAAATGGCATCTTGGATATGATTTGGCGCGCGGACCCAATCGGATGGGCTTTGACCGATTCTTCGGGTTTCGCGGAGGCAAGATCGATTATTTCACGCATCGCGACACGGCGCAAAAGGACGACCTAGGAAATCCACTGGGCAAACACGACCTCTGGAGAGACGAACTCGAAGTTCATCGGGATGGGAGTTACACCACCCAGTTGTTCACCTCGGAAGCGGTGAACTTCATCAGGGAACAAATAGGAGATCCGTTTTTTCTTACGCTGGCCTACAATGCTCCCCACTACGCCAGGCCCGGTGTGCTGCAGGCGCCCGACGACTACATCAGGAAATTTGCGGTCAATCCCGCGAAGCCCACCAGCCGCGAGATTTATCGGGCAATGGTGTCGTGTATGGACGATGGCGTGGGAGAAATATTGGCCGCTCTAAAAGAACGGGGATTGACCGAGAAAACGCTGGTAATCTTTGCGTCGGACAATGGTTCCGATCCCAAAAGTGGCGGATCGAACGGCGTGTTGCGCGAAGGCAAGTGGAGCGTCTACGAAGGAGGCATTCGAGTTCCTTTGATGGCTATCTGGCCGGGAAAGATTGCTCCCAGTGTGCAAGATGCCGTCCTGCATTGTGCGGATTTACTGCCGACGCTTTTGAGCGCGGCTGGTATTCCGCATACACGAGGTGAGTTCAGCGGAGTGGACGCGTGGGCGACATTCTTGAACCAAGAACCGACCGCCACGCGAACGCTCATGTTTCAGTTTAGAAACTCGCGCGCAGTAATCGACGGAAAGTGGAAACTGGTTGCTCCTGTCGACGGTCGTATCACGGGAAGGCTTTATGATGTAAGTGCGGATCCTGCGGAAAGCGTTGATCGGTCCTTAGAATATCCCGATGTCGCGGCAAAACTCTCAAAATTGTTACCTCCATGA
- a CDS encoding sulfatase-like hydrolase/transferase, giving the protein MPDQQRHDFIGCYGADFVRTPNIDRLAKEGVRYARAYSQSPLCVPARAGLLTGRSALGNGVTSNGEWLRPDLAACGIITWPEALAAAGYDTAAVGKMHFYPWDASFGFRHRSICEDKRWVKIRDDYSDHLQKHGTRKYAGNEHPGYLENKGAILALNAGEHSWDRFVGDEACRYLKQERVAGKPFAMMVGFPSPHCPYDADPERIGNVDESRIPKPVRSVPGDLSVWKAKNIAAHRRSWDGIDYADVTLAQRQRVRAHYVALVEAVDEEIGKIIATLEEIGELENTVIIYSSDHGDSLGDHSLNGKGTFYESSTHIPLIVRPAGGVRAVLNEELAELTDITSTMLTFAGVPLPRSMNHSRCLPGLGFDGEVRKELFGCLGSGWMALGGDWKLIKSEGDHPLLFNLRQDPEEQRNRFNHPDCLEVQAKLDQALTTWVMKATRDGHQDKRMDPSWEDLDFAARGWKRPYPHTFTTA; this is encoded by the coding sequence ATGCCTGATCAACAACGTCACGATTTCATCGGATGTTATGGGGCCGACTTTGTGCGCACCCCGAATATCGACCGGCTGGCGAAGGAAGGCGTGAGATATGCCCGCGCATACTCGCAATCTCCATTGTGCGTGCCGGCCCGAGCGGGCCTGCTCACCGGACGAAGCGCCTTGGGGAACGGAGTAACTTCAAATGGCGAGTGGCTCCGACCCGATCTCGCGGCGTGTGGAATCATTACCTGGCCGGAGGCCCTTGCGGCGGCGGGCTACGATACCGCCGCGGTCGGGAAAATGCATTTTTATCCGTGGGACGCGTCGTTCGGATTTCGGCATCGTTCGATCTGTGAAGACAAGCGGTGGGTCAAGATTCGGGACGACTATTCTGATCATCTGCAAAAACACGGAACAAGGAAATATGCCGGAAACGAGCATCCCGGATATCTGGAAAACAAAGGGGCAATCCTCGCGCTCAATGCTGGGGAGCATTCCTGGGATCGGTTTGTCGGCGACGAGGCATGTCGCTACCTGAAACAGGAGCGAGTGGCGGGAAAACCGTTTGCCATGATGGTTGGATTTCCGAGTCCGCACTGCCCCTACGATGCAGATCCTGAACGAATCGGGAATGTTGATGAATCGCGCATTCCGAAACCGGTGAGGAGTGTTCCGGGTGATTTAAGTGTCTGGAAGGCGAAGAACATTGCGGCCCATCGTAGAAGTTGGGACGGAATTGACTACGCCGATGTCACTCTGGCCCAGCGGCAACGCGTTAGAGCGCACTATGTCGCACTCGTGGAAGCGGTCGACGAGGAGATCGGGAAAATCATCGCGACGTTGGAGGAAATCGGTGAACTGGAAAACACCGTGATTATTTACTCGAGCGATCATGGCGACTCACTCGGTGATCACTCACTTAATGGAAAGGGCACGTTTTACGAAAGCAGCACGCACATTCCCCTCATTGTTCGTCCTGCTGGAGGTGTGAGGGCTGTCCTCAATGAGGAACTGGCTGAGCTTACCGATATCACTTCGACGATGCTGACCTTTGCCGGCGTTCCTTTGCCGCGTAGCATGAACCATAGTCGTTGCTTGCCCGGGTTGGGATTCGACGGGGAGGTTCGCAAAGAATTATTCGGTTGTCTCGGTAGCGGCTGGATGGCGCTCGGGGGCGACTGGAAGCTCATCAAATCCGAAGGCGACCATCCGTTGCTGTTCAATCTCCGGCAAGACCCGGAGGAACAGCGCAATCGCTTTAACCATCCGGACTGTCTTGAAGTCCAGGCGAAGCTCGACCAAGCGCTCACAACCTGGGTAATGAAAGCGACTCGTGATGGGCATCAGGACAAGCGCATGGATCCTTCATGGGAGGATCTGGATTTCGCCGCGCGCGGCTGGAAACGCCCCTATCCGCACACCTTCACCACGGCTTAG
- a CDS encoding DUF4981 domain-containing protein, which produces MSLPPELPGKFYLLPELMNLNRLESRPRLIARDGVEFSDSGETSRWYFPLNGLWRFSFLRCPEDAPDGFVHPDFDDSGWTSLPVPSNWQMKGFGQPHYTNVKMPFRETPPAVPSSNPTGLYRKEFSVAKDWINRRTVLHFGGAESVLCVWLNGKFIGLSKGSRLPAEFEITSELREGKNLIAAMVVQWSDASYLEDQDHWWLAGIFREVFLRSTPPVRIDDIFAEPLLERNLSDAKCRFRIRLGFPDRPEEGWTVTVRLTDPKGNSVWSEPWTLNVDAKINDETRKWWQLEGVRPVTAPFLWSHEDPNLYLARVELCFGETVHERHAFYIGFRRLEITGRSLLINGQRVLIKGVNLHDHHDREGRAVPRDTMEADVRLMKRLNMNAIRCSHYPADSYLYELCDRHGLYVIDEADIECHAFRSSLADDPRYTAAWLDRGMRMIQRDKNHACIIAWSLGNESGYGASHDALAGWIRRYDPNRLIHYEGATREMNWAWGATGAHRPDYFSVTDLICPMYPPLERLVEVSAHTEEPRPCIACEFSHAMGNANGNLREYFDLFETMPGLQGGFIWEWVDHGLVKADPGGREFWAYGGDFGETPHDANFVADGLVWPDRTPHPAAFEFKKLAQPLRLEAIDGAKGIFRLHNKQSFTSLEWLKGSWVIESGGLRIASGLLPALDVHPGDSLEFAIDSDVVSLAAAQAAETFIRFSFSASKEETFCPIGAEMAWEQFLLFPARGMKAESPDGKPGVALKCEMDGTSGLWRSWAFRGQELLKSAPTLNLWRCPTDNDGLRLLGPGNETKALTRWIDAGYDQVVLEKRSSSVSTNLADGCVFTTIHDISLKKCVRGALHLGWQVLPDARMRCDARVELDTALPDLPRVGLTLSLPADFERIVWFGRGPWETYCDRKAGGWISRFESTVTDQFVPYLLPQEHGNHTDVRWFELSTPGGRSVRFEYDSPMEFSVSHFSAADLMQARHPGELTPRTETIVNIDFAQRGLGNAACGNDALTQYRLPAGNYNFTFTISFT; this is translated from the coding sequence GTGTCGTTACCCCCTGAACTGCCCGGCAAATTCTATCTGCTGCCCGAGCTGATGAACCTCAACCGCCTGGAAAGCAGGCCGCGCTTGATTGCCCGCGATGGGGTTGAGTTTTCAGATTCAGGCGAGACGTCGCGTTGGTATTTTCCTCTCAATGGGCTGTGGCGGTTTTCTTTCTTACGTTGCCCGGAAGACGCTCCGGATGGATTCGTCCATCCTGACTTCGACGACAGCGGTTGGACAAGCTTACCGGTGCCGAGCAATTGGCAGATGAAAGGTTTTGGGCAGCCGCACTACACAAATGTTAAGATGCCATTTCGGGAGACGCCGCCCGCGGTGCCGTCTTCAAATCCGACAGGGCTTTATCGCAAGGAATTCAGCGTCGCGAAGGATTGGATAAACCGACGCACAGTCCTGCACTTTGGGGGCGCAGAAAGCGTGTTGTGCGTCTGGTTGAACGGGAAATTTATCGGATTGAGCAAGGGCTCACGCCTTCCGGCGGAATTTGAAATCACGTCCGAGTTGCGCGAAGGCAAAAACCTGATTGCGGCCATGGTCGTGCAGTGGTCTGACGCCAGTTACCTGGAAGATCAGGATCACTGGTGGCTTGCTGGCATTTTCCGCGAAGTGTTCCTGCGTTCGACGCCACCGGTTCGGATAGACGACATTTTCGCAGAACCGTTGTTGGAAAGGAATCTCTCGGACGCGAAGTGTCGCTTCCGAATTCGGCTTGGCTTTCCCGATCGTCCGGAAGAGGGGTGGACGGTGACAGTGCGGTTGACGGATCCCAAAGGGAACTCTGTTTGGTCAGAACCTTGGACGCTCAATGTCGATGCGAAGATTAACGACGAGACTCGGAAGTGGTGGCAACTTGAAGGCGTCCGACCTGTAACAGCGCCTTTTTTGTGGTCGCATGAGGATCCCAATCTGTATCTCGCGCGCGTGGAGCTTTGTTTTGGCGAAACGGTCCATGAGCGCCACGCGTTTTACATTGGGTTTCGCCGTCTCGAGATCACCGGACGTTCTCTGCTGATCAATGGCCAGCGCGTGCTGATCAAGGGAGTAAACCTACACGACCATCATGATCGAGAAGGCCGCGCTGTCCCGCGCGATACGATGGAGGCCGATGTGCGTTTGATGAAGCGCCTTAACATGAATGCGATTCGTTGTTCGCATTACCCGGCCGACAGCTATCTCTACGAACTGTGTGATCGTCACGGACTCTACGTCATCGACGAGGCGGACATAGAATGCCATGCTTTTCGGAGCAGTTTGGCGGATGATCCACGCTACACCGCCGCCTGGCTGGATCGCGGGATGCGGATGATTCAACGGGATAAAAATCACGCGTGTATCATTGCCTGGTCACTCGGTAACGAGAGCGGCTACGGGGCCAGTCATGATGCGCTCGCCGGCTGGATCAGGCGTTACGATCCGAATCGACTGATTCACTACGAAGGTGCGACACGTGAAATGAACTGGGCGTGGGGAGCCACCGGCGCGCACCGCCCCGATTATTTCAGTGTGACCGATTTAATCTGTCCAATGTATCCACCGTTGGAGCGGCTTGTTGAGGTCTCTGCGCACACCGAAGAGCCGCGTCCGTGCATTGCCTGTGAGTTCTCCCACGCCATGGGCAATGCGAATGGAAACCTTCGCGAATATTTCGACCTCTTTGAGACCATGCCCGGCTTGCAGGGCGGATTCATTTGGGAGTGGGTCGATCACGGACTGGTTAAAGCGGATCCGGGTGGCCGTGAATTCTGGGCGTATGGCGGGGATTTTGGAGAGACCCCGCATGATGCGAACTTCGTTGCGGACGGCTTGGTGTGGCCGGATCGGACGCCTCACCCGGCAGCATTTGAATTCAAGAAGCTCGCGCAGCCTCTGCGGCTCGAGGCCATCGATGGTGCGAAAGGGATATTTCGCCTGCACAACAAACAGTCCTTCACCTCCCTTGAATGGTTAAAGGGTAGTTGGGTAATCGAGTCGGGTGGTCTTCGGATTGCGAGCGGGCTGCTTCCTGCGCTCGATGTTCATCCAGGAGATTCTTTGGAATTTGCGATTGATTCCGACGTGGTGTCGCTCGCGGCGGCGCAAGCAGCGGAAACGTTCATCCGCTTTTCCTTCTCCGCTTCCAAGGAAGAAACTTTCTGTCCCATTGGCGCAGAAATGGCGTGGGAGCAGTTTCTGCTGTTTCCAGCACGCGGGATGAAGGCAGAATCGCCGGATGGAAAGCCTGGCGTTGCCTTGAAGTGCGAGATGGATGGGACCAGCGGTCTCTGGCGATCGTGGGCGTTTCGTGGACAAGAGCTATTGAAGTCCGCCCCCACGTTGAACCTGTGGCGTTGCCCGACTGATAATGACGGTCTGCGTCTGTTGGGACCGGGCAATGAAACCAAGGCGCTCACGCGGTGGATTGATGCAGGATACGATCAGGTTGTTTTGGAAAAAAGATCTTCCAGTGTGTCTACAAACCTAGCGGACGGTTGCGTCTTCACCACGATTCACGATATTTCGCTCAAGAAGTGTGTCCGTGGCGCCCTTCACCTTGGTTGGCAGGTTTTGCCCGATGCGCGAATGCGCTGTGATGCACGGGTTGAACTGGATACTGCCTTGCCCGATTTACCGCGGGTTGGCCTTACCTTGTCGTTGCCGGCGGACTTCGAGCGCATCGTCTGGTTCGGTCGGGGACCTTGGGAGACGTATTGCGATCGAAAGGCTGGTGGTTGGATCAGCCGTTTCGAATCGACCGTAACCGACCAGTTCGTGCCCTATTTGCTGCCTCAGGAACACGGAAACCACACTGACGTCCGTTGGTTCGAACTTTCGACGCCGGGGGGCAGGAGCGTGCGCTTTGAGTATGACTCTCCGATGGAGTTTTCTGTGAGCCATTTCTCGGCCGCAGACCTGATGCAGGCGCGTCATCCCGGCGAATTGACCCCGCGGACGGAGACCATCGTTAACATCGATTTTGCCCAACGCGGTTTGGGTAATGCGGCGTGCGGCAACGATGCTCTCACGCAATATCGCCTGCCGGCAGGAAACTACAATTTTACGTTCACCATTTCATTCACCTGA
- a CDS encoding helix-turn-helix transcriptional regulator, producing MSNIANEEIAFPVLEAALCSYPRRLHVFPKTKVHEHSFFELAFALEDGAAWDFPDLRKRVTLPKGYWILTPPKTRHAEFFTHHRDPLLGWIGFTVPAGCSLESALVNRAFRAFRCFSGPDHPQKLLDEILNEQEHALLYWKQKRRLVLQRLVLTLMRDAKEDEVHPATIERVIPHLSANLPTYLDNAAYFLAEHFARPSAVTEVAQFYRVSETHFMRLFRRRFKVSPKAFQMDARNAEVKRLLESTDNDQLSIAVQCGFHDASHLSKFFRKRNGITPQAFRERVSKSEKAQ from the coding sequence ATGAGCAACATCGCGAATGAAGAAATCGCCTTCCCGGTCCTCGAAGCGGCTCTTTGCTCTTACCCCCGACGGCTTCACGTTTTCCCGAAAACCAAAGTGCACGAGCATTCGTTCTTTGAATTGGCGTTCGCGCTCGAAGACGGGGCTGCTTGGGACTTTCCGGATCTTCGCAAGAGGGTTACCCTTCCCAAAGGATACTGGATTCTGACTCCCCCAAAAACCAGACACGCTGAATTCTTCACCCATCATCGCGATCCCCTGTTAGGCTGGATCGGATTTACAGTGCCGGCGGGCTGCTCGCTGGAGAGCGCTCTGGTCAACAGGGCGTTTCGAGCCTTTCGTTGCTTTTCGGGCCCCGATCATCCGCAGAAGCTTCTAGACGAAATATTAAATGAACAGGAGCACGCACTACTCTATTGGAAGCAAAAGCGACGCTTGGTGCTTCAGCGGCTAGTCCTTACTCTTATGAGGGACGCAAAAGAGGATGAAGTTCATCCTGCAACGATTGAGCGCGTCATCCCGCATCTTTCGGCGAATCTTCCGACTTATCTGGATAATGCAGCTTACTTTCTGGCTGAACATTTTGCCAGGCCGTCGGCCGTGACCGAGGTCGCTCAATTTTATCGCGTTTCTGAAACGCACTTCATGCGCTTGTTCAGGAGGCGGTTTAAGGTTTCGCCCAAAGCATTTCAAATGGATGCACGTAACGCAGAAGTTAAGCGCCTTCTTGAAAGCACGGACAACGATCAGCTTTCTATCGCCGTGCAGTGCGGATTTCATGATGCATCGCACCTCTCAAAGTTTTTTAGGAAACGCAACGGCATCACACCGCAAGCCTTTCGCGAGAGAGTTTCCAAATCAGAGAAGGCTCAATAG